In Castor canadensis chromosome 11, mCasCan1.hap1v2, whole genome shotgun sequence, a single genomic region encodes these proteins:
- the LOC109679835 gene encoding uncharacterized protein, which translates to MVISCCGSTCCRPSCCVSSCCQPCCRPSCCVTSCCRTTCCRPSCCVSSCCQPCCRPSCCVSSCCKPCCQSVCCQPSWRLCGCRPSCCTSSCCHPSCCISSCCRPCCSQPSCCRPSCCVSSCCQPCCRPCCQSVCGQPCCRPSCCISSCCQPCCGDSSCCGSSCCRPSCCLRPVCGRVSCHTSCYRPTCVISTCPRPMCCAIPCC; encoded by the coding sequence ATGGTTATTTCCTGTTGTGGCTCCACCTGCTGTCGCCCCAGCTGCTGTGTGTCCAGCTGCTGCCAGCCCTGCTGCCGCCCCAGCTGCTGTGTGACCAGCTGCTGCAGGACCACCTGCTGTCGCCCCAGCTGCTGTGTGTCCAGCTGCTGCCAGCCCTGCTGCCGCCCCAGCTGCTGTGTGTCTAGCTGCTGCAAGCCTTGCTGCCAGTCTGTGTGCTGCCAGCCCTCCTGGCGCCTGTGTGGCTGCCGCCCCAGTTGCTGCACCTCCAGCTGCTGCCACCCCAGCTGCTGCATTTCTAGCTGCTGCAGGCCTTGCTGTTCCCAGCCCAGCTGCTGCCGCCCCAGCTGCTGTGTGTCCAGCTGCTGCCAACCCTGCTGCCGCCCCTGCTGCCAGTCTGTGTGTGGCCAGCCCTGCTGCCGCCCCAGCTGTTGCATCTCCAGCTGCTGCCAGCCCTGCTGTGGTGATTCCAGCTGCTGTGGCTCCAGCTGCTGCCGCCCCAGCTGCTGCCTGCGCCCAGTGTGTGGTCGCGTTTCCTGCCACACCAGTTGCTATCGCCCAACCTGTGTCATCTCCACCTGCCCCCGCCCCATGTGCTGTGCCATTCCTTGCTGCTGA